One Amycolatopsis thermophila DNA segment encodes these proteins:
- a CDS encoding ABC transporter substrate-binding protein encodes MRRSTRVVALAAAALSMLAVVTGCSRADRSDASATATDQGPAGELRLGYFPNVTHASALIGLDQNLFAQRLGNTKLVPTKFNAGPEEVNALLGGSLDAGFIGSGPAISAYAQSEGEAVRLIAGATSGGAQLVVKPEINTPQDLQGKTVASPQLANTQDVALKKWIADQKLTGVSVQNIDNALTLDQFKQGAIQGAWLPEPWASRLVLEAGAKVLVDEKDLWPGGQFPTTVLVVRTQFLKEHPATVTALLQGLLDANTLAESDPAKAKTAVNNQLQQLTGKALAGPVLDRAWNSIQLTTDPLAGKFPQLSQDQVTAGVKNKAPEVAGFADLALLNTVLARAGKTPVDAAGLDKK; translated from the coding sequence ATGCGACGCAGCACCCGTGTCGTGGCTCTGGCAGCCGCAGCGTTGTCGATGTTGGCCGTCGTCACCGGATGTTCACGGGCGGACCGTTCGGACGCCAGCGCGACCGCGACCGACCAGGGCCCGGCCGGCGAGCTGCGCCTGGGCTACTTCCCCAACGTCACGCACGCTTCGGCGCTGATCGGGCTGGACCAGAACCTGTTCGCGCAGCGGCTGGGGAACACGAAGCTGGTGCCGACGAAGTTCAACGCCGGCCCCGAGGAGGTCAACGCCCTCCTCGGCGGGTCGCTGGACGCCGGGTTCATCGGGTCCGGCCCGGCGATCAGCGCCTACGCCCAGTCCGAGGGCGAGGCGGTGCGCCTGATCGCGGGCGCCACCTCCGGTGGTGCGCAGCTGGTCGTGAAGCCGGAGATCAACACGCCGCAGGACCTGCAGGGCAAGACCGTCGCGTCGCCGCAGCTGGCCAACACCCAGGACGTCGCGCTCAAGAAGTGGATCGCCGACCAGAAGCTGACCGGCGTCAGCGTGCAGAACATCGACAACGCGCTGACGCTGGACCAGTTCAAGCAGGGCGCGATCCAGGGCGCGTGGCTGCCCGAGCCGTGGGCGTCCCGCCTGGTGCTCGAGGCCGGCGCGAAGGTACTGGTGGACGAGAAGGACCTGTGGCCGGGCGGTCAGTTCCCGACCACCGTGCTCGTCGTGCGCACCCAGTTCCTCAAGGAGCACCCGGCCACCGTCACCGCGCTGCTGCAGGGCCTGCTCGACGCCAACACGCTCGCCGAGTCCGACCCGGCGAAGGCCAAGACCGCGGTGAACAACCAGCTCCAGCAGCTCACCGGCAAGGCGCTGGCCGGCCCGGTGCTCGACCGCGCGTGGAACAGCATCCAGCTGACCACCGACCCGCTCGCCGGGAAGTTCCCGCAGCTGTCGCAGGACCAGGTGACGGCCGGCGTGAAGAACAAGGCTCCGGAGGTCGCCGGGTTCGCCGACCTCGCGCTGCTCAACACCGTGCTCGCCCGGGCCGGCAAGACCCCGGTCGACGCGGCCGGCCTGGACAAGAAGTAA
- a CDS encoding ABC transporter permease, which produces MPPLEDTTEPDAAAVEAGLDALDTPAVAAKRTSGWRRFTRSVLPPVSFLVLVIVVWQALWAAAFWPEYQLPAPLTVWTELWNRFTSGDAFGFVWTSVHRAVLGFLIAIVIATPLGLLVAKVRLVRAGVGPFLSGLQSLPSVAWVPAAVLWFGVEPAAMYVVLLLGSVPSIANGLVAGIDQIPPILPRVGKVLGAGRLATARHILLPAALPGYLAGLKQGWAFSWRSLMAAEIIATSPLLGKGLGAYLDDGRFLNDMSTVIAAIVLILLVGVGIELLVFRPLERAVLRARGLGSL; this is translated from the coding sequence ATGCCGCCGCTTGAGGACACGACCGAGCCGGACGCGGCGGCGGTCGAAGCCGGCCTAGACGCGCTCGACACGCCGGCCGTGGCCGCGAAGCGGACGAGCGGGTGGCGCCGGTTCACGCGGTCCGTGCTGCCGCCGGTGTCGTTCCTGGTCCTGGTGATCGTGGTCTGGCAGGCGCTGTGGGCCGCCGCGTTCTGGCCGGAGTACCAGCTGCCAGCACCGCTGACGGTGTGGACCGAGCTGTGGAACCGCTTCACCAGCGGGGACGCGTTCGGGTTCGTGTGGACCTCGGTGCACCGCGCCGTGCTCGGGTTCCTCATCGCGATCGTGATAGCGACCCCGCTCGGCCTGCTGGTCGCCAAGGTGCGGCTGGTGCGGGCCGGGGTGGGCCCGTTCCTGTCCGGTCTGCAGAGCCTGCCGTCGGTGGCGTGGGTGCCGGCGGCGGTGCTGTGGTTCGGTGTCGAGCCGGCCGCGATGTACGTCGTGCTGCTGCTCGGCAGCGTCCCGTCGATCGCCAACGGCCTGGTGGCGGGCATCGACCAGATCCCGCCGATCCTGCCGCGCGTCGGGAAGGTGCTGGGCGCCGGGCGGCTGGCCACGGCGCGGCACATCCTGCTGCCCGCGGCCCTGCCCGGGTACCTCGCCGGGCTCAAGCAGGGGTGGGCGTTCTCGTGGCGGTCGCTGATGGCGGCCGAGATCATCGCGACGTCACCGCTGCTGGGCAAGGGTCTCGGCGCCTATCTCGACGACGGCCGGTTCCTCAACGACATGTCGACCGTGATCGCCGCGATCGTGCTGATCCTGCTCGTCGGCGTCGGGATCGAACTGCTGGTGTTCCGGCCGCTGGAGCGGGCCGTGCTGCGGGCACGCGGGCTGGGGTCGCTGTGA
- a CDS encoding ABC transporter ATP-binding protein — MTATLGRPTVEPATGHAVRLSGVHKSFGQGREAVTALAGVDLDVAPGEFVCLLGASGCGKTTLLNLIANLDRPTAGEIELTTSRPAVMFQEAALMPWLTAAANVELPLKLAGLGRAERKTRTGELLELVRLSGVGAKRPHELSGGMRQRVALARALASATHTENGEERPSLLLMDEPFSALDAITRDVLQAELVRIWEATGTAVVFVTHDVREAVRLGQRVVLLSSRPGKVVQQWRVDGLAGQDEINAVDVINRRLREVISSHAAA; from the coding sequence ATGACCGCCACGCTGGGACGTCCCACGGTCGAGCCCGCGACCGGGCACGCCGTGCGGCTGTCCGGGGTGCACAAGAGCTTCGGGCAGGGCCGTGAGGCCGTGACCGCGCTCGCCGGCGTCGACCTCGACGTCGCACCGGGCGAGTTCGTCTGCCTGCTCGGCGCCTCGGGCTGCGGCAAGACCACCCTGCTGAACCTGATCGCGAACCTGGATCGGCCGACGGCGGGCGAGATCGAGCTGACCACGTCCAGGCCGGCGGTCATGTTCCAGGAGGCGGCCCTGATGCCGTGGCTCACCGCCGCGGCGAACGTCGAGCTGCCGTTGAAGCTCGCCGGGTTGGGGCGCGCCGAGCGCAAGACCCGCACCGGAGAGCTGCTCGAACTGGTGCGCCTGTCCGGCGTGGGCGCGAAGCGGCCGCACGAGCTGTCCGGCGGCATGCGGCAGCGCGTCGCCCTGGCGCGCGCGCTCGCCTCGGCCACCCACACCGAGAACGGCGAGGAGCGCCCGTCGCTGCTGCTGATGGACGAGCCGTTCTCCGCGCTCGACGCGATCACCCGCGACGTGCTGCAGGCCGAGCTGGTGCGCATCTGGGAGGCGACCGGCACCGCGGTGGTGTTCGTGACGCACGACGTGCGCGAGGCGGTCCGGCTCGGTCAGCGGGTGGTGCTGCTGTCGTCCCGGCCGGGCAAGGTCGTGCAGCAGTGGCGCGTCGACGGGCTGGCCGGGCAGGACGAGATCAACGCCGTGGACGTCATCAACCGGCGCCTGCGTGAGGTGATCAGCAGCCATGCCGCCGCTTGA
- a CDS encoding nitrite/sulfite reductase: MASPTRDNSAARTPRARQRRGEGQWALGYREPLNPNERSKKDDHPLNVRPRIENIYAHGGFDSIDPGDLRGRFRWYGLYTQRKPGIDGGRTATLEPEELDDEYFMLRVRIDGGALTTEQLAIIGEISQTYARDTADITDRQNIQYHWIRIEDMPTIWEKLEGAGLTTMTACGDSPRVMLNSPVAGIAEDEVIDGTPALDEIKRRYLGKPEYANLPRKFKTAVSGLPDVAHEIHDVAFVGVEHPEHGPGFDVWVGGGLSTNPMIGVRLGAWVPSDEVPDVWEGVVSIFRDYGYRRLRSRARLKFLVKDWGAEKFREVLESEYLKRKMIDGPAPEAPAVQRDHVGVHRQKDGKFYVGAAPIAGRVSGSTLIKVAKAAERAGSSRVRLTPLQKLLVLDVAEDDVPGLQAELAELGLPTEPSPWRRGVMACTGIEFCKLAIVETKERAKDLVAALEERLADIQGQVENPVSVHINGCPNSCARIQTADIGLKGQIVTDDDGNQVEGFQVHLGGGLGLDTGFGRKLRGHKVTGDELIDYVERVVRNYLTQRVDGERFPQWVARADEADLR; this comes from the coding sequence ATGGCTTCGCCGACGCGCGACAACTCTGCCGCCCGTACCCCGCGCGCCCGGCAGCGTCGTGGTGAGGGCCAGTGGGCCCTCGGCTACCGCGAGCCGCTGAACCCGAACGAGCGCTCGAAGAAGGACGACCACCCGCTCAACGTTCGGCCCCGGATCGAAAACATCTACGCGCACGGCGGCTTCGACTCGATCGACCCGGGCGACCTGCGCGGCCGCTTCCGCTGGTACGGCCTCTACACCCAGCGCAAGCCGGGGATCGACGGCGGCCGCACCGCGACGCTGGAGCCGGAGGAGCTCGACGACGAGTACTTCATGCTCCGCGTCCGCATCGACGGCGGCGCGCTGACCACCGAGCAGCTCGCGATCATCGGCGAGATCTCGCAGACCTACGCGCGCGACACCGCCGACATCACCGACCGGCAGAACATCCAGTACCACTGGATCCGGATCGAGGACATGCCCACGATCTGGGAAAAGCTGGAGGGCGCCGGCCTGACCACGATGACCGCGTGCGGTGACAGCCCGCGCGTCATGCTCAACTCGCCGGTGGCCGGCATCGCCGAGGACGAGGTCATCGACGGCACCCCGGCGCTGGACGAGATCAAACGCCGCTACCTGGGCAAGCCCGAGTACGCGAACCTGCCGCGCAAGTTCAAGACCGCGGTGTCCGGGCTGCCGGACGTGGCGCACGAGATCCACGACGTCGCGTTCGTCGGGGTCGAGCACCCCGAGCACGGTCCGGGCTTCGACGTGTGGGTCGGCGGCGGCCTGTCGACCAACCCGATGATCGGCGTCCGGCTGGGCGCGTGGGTCCCCAGCGACGAGGTGCCCGACGTGTGGGAGGGCGTCGTGAGCATCTTCCGCGACTACGGCTACCGCCGCCTGCGCTCGCGGGCGCGGCTGAAGTTCCTGGTCAAGGACTGGGGTGCGGAGAAGTTCCGCGAAGTTCTCGAATCCGAGTACCTGAAGCGGAAGATGATCGACGGCCCCGCGCCCGAGGCGCCCGCCGTGCAGCGCGACCACGTCGGCGTGCACCGGCAGAAGGACGGCAAGTTCTACGTCGGCGCCGCGCCGATCGCCGGCCGCGTGTCCGGTTCGACGCTGATCAAGGTGGCCAAGGCCGCCGAGCGCGCCGGGTCGAGCCGGGTGCGGCTGACCCCGTTGCAGAAGCTGCTCGTGCTCGACGTGGCCGAGGACGACGTGCCGGGCCTGCAGGCGGAACTGGCCGAGCTGGGCCTGCCGACCGAGCCGAGCCCGTGGCGGCGCGGCGTGATGGCCTGCACCGGCATCGAGTTCTGCAAGCTCGCGATCGTCGAGACCAAGGAGCGCGCGAAGGACCTGGTGGCCGCGCTCGAGGAGCGGCTGGCCGACATCCAGGGCCAGGTGGAGAACCCGGTCTCGGTCCACATCAACGGCTGCCCGAACTCGTGCGCCCGCATCCAGACCGCCGACATCGGCCTCAAGGGCCAGATCGTGACCGACGACGACGGCAACCAGGTCGAGGGCTTCCAGGTGCACCTGGGCGGCGGGCTCGGCCTGGACACCGGGTTCGGCCGGAAGCTGCGCGGCCACAAGGTGACCGGCGACGAGCTGATCGATTACGTCGAGCGGGTCGTGCGCAACTACCTGACGCAGCGGGTAGACGGCGAGCGGTTCCCGCAGTGGGTGGCCCGCGCGGACGAGGCCGATCTCCGATGA
- a CDS encoding putative leader peptide encodes MLLVVRRHVDFRRVASALCRETN; translated from the coding sequence GTGCTCCTCGTGGTGCGTCGCCACGTCGACTTCCGGCGTGTCGCCAGCGCCCTGTGCCGCGAGACGAACTGA
- a CDS encoding sulfate adenylyltransferase subunit 1 → MSSLLRLATAGSVDDGKSTLVGRLLYDTKSVLADQLDAVTRASVDRGLSTPDLSLLVDGLRSEREQGITIDVAYRYFATPKRSFVLADTPGHVQYTRNTVTGASTAQLAVLLVDARKGVIEQTRRHAAVLALLGVPRLVLAVNKIDLVDYDEETFRVIAKEFTDHATSLGYAEGSVLAIPVSALVGDNVVDRSAQTPWYSGPTLLEHLETVPVAPDPHDAPFRFPVQYVIRPRTPEYPDYRGYAGQVAAGTVRPGDEVVVLPAGLRTTVERIDTPDGELAEAGAGRSVTLVLADDLDISRGDVIAAAATAPVATDELDATLAWLSEKPLRPGARVLVKHGARTVQAFVDELTSRFDEQKLSTVDYPETLQLNEIGRAKVRTAEPLPVDDYEVSRRTGAFLVIDPADGTTLAAGMVGAPLPVLRSDRDVVSPGP, encoded by the coding sequence ATGAGCTCGTTGCTGCGGCTCGCCACCGCCGGGAGCGTCGACGACGGCAAGTCGACGCTGGTCGGCCGTCTGCTCTACGACACCAAGTCGGTCCTGGCCGACCAGCTGGACGCGGTCACCCGGGCCAGCGTGGACCGCGGTCTGTCCACTCCGGACCTCTCGCTGCTGGTCGACGGTCTGCGCTCGGAGCGGGAGCAGGGCATCACGATCGACGTCGCCTACCGCTACTTCGCGACGCCGAAGCGGTCGTTCGTGCTCGCCGACACCCCGGGTCACGTGCAGTACACCCGCAACACGGTCACCGGTGCCTCGACGGCCCAGCTGGCCGTGCTGCTGGTCGACGCGCGCAAGGGCGTGATCGAGCAGACCCGCCGCCACGCCGCGGTGCTCGCGCTGCTCGGCGTGCCCCGCCTGGTGCTCGCGGTCAACAAGATCGACCTGGTGGACTACGACGAGGAGACCTTCCGGGTCATCGCGAAGGAGTTCACCGACCACGCCACGTCGCTGGGTTACGCTGAAGGATCGGTGCTGGCGATCCCGGTGTCCGCCCTGGTGGGTGACAACGTCGTGGACCGCTCGGCGCAGACCCCGTGGTACTCCGGCCCGACGCTGCTGGAGCACCTGGAGACCGTGCCGGTCGCGCCCGACCCGCACGACGCGCCGTTCCGGTTCCCGGTGCAGTACGTGATCCGGCCGCGCACGCCCGAGTACCCGGACTACCGCGGCTACGCGGGCCAGGTCGCGGCGGGCACGGTGCGTCCCGGCGACGAGGTCGTGGTGCTGCCCGCGGGTCTGCGGACGACGGTCGAGCGGATCGACACGCCGGACGGCGAGCTGGCCGAGGCCGGTGCGGGCCGTTCGGTGACGCTGGTGCTGGCCGACGACCTGGACATCTCGCGCGGTGACGTGATCGCGGCGGCCGCGACCGCCCCGGTGGCCACCGACGAGCTGGACGCGACGCTGGCCTGGCTGTCGGAGAAGCCGCTGCGGCCGGGCGCCCGCGTGCTGGTCAAGCACGGCGCGCGCACGGTCCAGGCGTTCGTGGACGAGCTGACTTCGCGCTTCGACGAGCAGAAGCTGTCCACCGTGGACTACCCGGAGACGTTGCAGCTCAACGAGATCGGCCGCGCGAAGGTTCGCACCGCGGAACCGCTGCCGGTCGACGACTACGAGGTCAGCCGGCGAACCGGCGCCTTCCTGGTGATCGACCCGGCCGACGGCACCACGCTGGCGGCCGGGATGGTCGGTGCGCCGCTCCCCGTGCTGCGCAGCGACCGGGACGTGGTCTCCCCCGGCCCGTAA
- a CDS encoding VC0807 family protein has translation MTAPAGLFRTLVLDIGAPLALFYGLRGAGTGDTTALLVSAVPPAVTVVVTAWRARRADALAVAVVAGTVLGAVAALLGGGPRELLARGAWFTAPAGLWTLATLLRRQPLTYEVTRTFLVHRATIMDRLWDTDRSFRAAWRSITICWGVAALADSALRLVMAYTLPVAVVPALDTALTIVTIVVLQLPTHLLLRRSGHWHSLFGPSA, from the coding sequence GTGACCGCGCCCGCCGGACTCTTCCGGACACTCGTGCTGGACATCGGCGCCCCGCTCGCCCTGTTCTACGGCCTCCGCGGGGCCGGAACCGGCGACACGACGGCGCTGCTGGTGAGCGCGGTGCCGCCCGCGGTCACCGTCGTCGTGACCGCGTGGCGGGCCCGGCGGGCCGACGCGCTGGCGGTCGCCGTGGTCGCCGGGACCGTGCTCGGCGCCGTCGCGGCCCTGCTCGGCGGCGGCCCCCGCGAACTGCTGGCGCGCGGCGCGTGGTTCACCGCGCCGGCCGGGTTGTGGACGCTGGCCACCCTGCTGCGCCGCCAGCCGCTGACCTACGAGGTGACCCGGACCTTCCTCGTGCACCGGGCCACGATCATGGACCGGCTGTGGGACACCGACCGGAGCTTCCGCGCGGCCTGGCGGTCCATCACGATCTGCTGGGGTGTGGCGGCACTCGCCGACAGCGCCCTGCGGCTCGTCATGGCCTACACCCTGCCGGTCGCGGTGGTCCCGGCTCTCGACACCGCGCTGACCATCGTCACCATCGTCGTCCTGCAGCTGCCCACCCACCTGCTGCTGCGCCGCTCCGGCCACTGGCACAGCCTGTTCGGGCCCAGCGCGTGA
- the cysD gene encoding sulfate adenylyltransferase subunit CysD has product MTTAATDAATDNLAALESEAIHIFREVAGEFDRPVILFSGGKDSTLLLHLAIKAFWPAPVPFPLLHVDTGHNFDEVIAFRDHVVAKYGLRLIVAHVQDWIDDGRLTERPDGTRNPLQTQPLLDTITEHKFDAVFGGGRRDEERARAKERIFSLRNAFGQWDPRRQRPELWNLYNGRHRPGEHVRVFPLSNWTEADVWNYIAREKVELPSIYYAHRRKVYQRDGMWLTEGPWGGPRDGEEVKELTVRYRTVGDGSCTGAVESTASTVDEVIAEVMASRLTERGATRADDRLSEAAMEDRKREGYF; this is encoded by the coding sequence GTGACGACAGCCGCGACCGACGCAGCGACCGACAACCTGGCGGCGCTGGAATCCGAGGCCATCCACATCTTCCGGGAGGTGGCGGGCGAGTTCGACCGTCCGGTGATCCTGTTCTCCGGCGGCAAGGACTCGACCCTGCTGCTGCACCTGGCGATCAAGGCGTTCTGGCCGGCGCCGGTGCCGTTCCCGCTGCTGCACGTGGACACCGGCCACAACTTCGACGAGGTCATCGCGTTCCGCGACCACGTCGTCGCCAAGTACGGCCTGCGGCTGATCGTCGCCCACGTGCAGGACTGGATCGACGACGGCCGCCTGACCGAGCGCCCCGACGGCACCCGCAACCCGCTGCAGACGCAGCCGTTGCTGGACACCATCACCGAGCACAAGTTCGACGCGGTGTTCGGCGGCGGGCGCCGCGACGAGGAGCGCGCACGGGCCAAGGAGCGGATCTTCAGCCTGCGCAACGCGTTCGGCCAGTGGGACCCGCGACGCCAGCGTCCCGAATTGTGGAACCTGTACAACGGAAGGCACCGTCCGGGGGAACATGTGCGGGTGTTCCCGCTCTCCAACTGGACCGAAGCCGATGTGTGGAACTACATCGCGCGCGAGAAGGTGGAGCTGCCCTCGATCTACTACGCCCACCGGCGCAAGGTCTACCAGCGCGACGGCATGTGGCTGACCGAGGGACCGTGGGGCGGTCCGCGTGACGGTGAAGAGGTCAAGGAGCTGACGGTGCGCTACCGCACGGTCGGCGACGGCTCCTGCACGGGCGCGGTGGAATCCACCGCCTCGACCGTCGATGAAGTGATCGCCGAGGTGATGGCGAGCCGGCTCACCGAGCGCGGCGCCACCCGGGCCGACGACCGGTTGTCGGAGGCCGCCATGGAGGACCGCAAGCGGGAGGGGTACTTCTGA
- a CDS encoding Insertion element protein, which produces MTAQERATPFHCPYCGDEDLRPDEDGAWLCGACRRVFTVKFIGLRFPEGASK; this is translated from the coding sequence ATGACTGCACAGGAACGAGCGACGCCGTTCCACTGTCCCTACTGCGGGGACGAAGACCTGCGTCCGGACGAGGACGGAGCCTGGCTCTGCGGCGCGTGCCGCCGCGTGTTCACCGTCAAGTTCATCGGGCTGCGCTTTCCGGAAGGAGCGAGCAAATGA
- the hemW gene encoding radical SAM family heme chaperone HemW, translating into MSETSAPAAFALPEHALAGLGTRPFGVYVHVPFCATRCGYCDFNTYTAGELGTSASPQSWLEGLRRELDLGARALGAAPAAETVFVGGGTPSLLGADGLADVLDAVRNAFGLAPGAEVTTESNPESTSPEFFAGVRAAGYTRVSLGMQSAAPHVLRILDRTHTPGRPVAAAREAGAAGFEHVNLDVIYGTPGERTADLRASLDAVLAAGVDHVSAYSLIVEDGTALARRVRKGELPAPDEDVLAADYELIDSVLSGAGLTWYEVSNWAASEAAACRHNLGYWRGGDWWGAGPGAHSHVGGVRWWNVKHPARYASALAEGGSPEAGREVLTAEEQAFERIMLELRLAEGLPLSALDAAGVREAGLAVAEGLLDPAAFAEKGRCVLTFRGRLLADGLVRRLAP; encoded by the coding sequence GTGAGTGAGACTTCCGCGCCGGCGGCGTTCGCGTTGCCGGAGCACGCGCTGGCGGGCCTGGGAACGCGGCCGTTCGGCGTGTACGTGCACGTGCCCTTCTGCGCGACCCGTTGCGGGTACTGCGACTTCAACACCTACACCGCCGGTGAGCTGGGCACGAGCGCCTCGCCGCAGTCCTGGCTGGAGGGGCTGCGGCGCGAGCTGGACCTGGGCGCGCGGGCGCTGGGCGCCGCCCCGGCGGCCGAGACGGTGTTCGTCGGCGGCGGCACGCCGTCGCTGCTCGGGGCCGACGGGCTGGCCGACGTGCTCGACGCGGTGCGCAACGCGTTCGGCCTCGCGCCCGGCGCCGAGGTGACCACCGAGTCCAACCCCGAGTCGACCTCGCCCGAGTTCTTCGCGGGCGTCCGCGCGGCCGGGTACACGCGCGTCTCGCTCGGGATGCAGTCGGCGGCCCCGCACGTGCTGCGGATCCTGGACCGCACCCACACCCCGGGCCGCCCGGTCGCCGCCGCGCGCGAGGCCGGGGCGGCGGGGTTCGAGCACGTGAACCTCGACGTCATCTACGGCACGCCGGGGGAGCGGACCGCGGACCTGCGCGCCTCGCTGGACGCCGTGCTGGCGGCCGGGGTCGACCACGTGTCGGCGTACTCGCTGATCGTCGAGGACGGCACCGCGCTGGCCCGCCGCGTCCGGAAGGGCGAGCTGCCCGCGCCCGACGAGGACGTGCTGGCGGCGGACTACGAGTTGATCGACTCGGTCCTGTCCGGCGCCGGGCTGACCTGGTACGAGGTGTCGAACTGGGCGGCCTCGGAAGCCGCGGCGTGCCGGCACAACCTCGGTTACTGGCGCGGCGGCGACTGGTGGGGAGCCGGACCGGGCGCGCACAGCCACGTCGGCGGCGTGCGGTGGTGGAACGTGAAGCACCCGGCGCGGTACGCGTCGGCCCTCGCCGAGGGCGGTTCGCCGGAGGCCGGCCGCGAGGTGCTGACCGCCGAGGAGCAGGCGTTCGAGCGGATCATGCTGGAACTGCGGCTGGCCGAAGGGCTGCCGCTGTCCGCCCTCGACGCCGCCGGCGTCCGGGAGGCCGGGCTGGCGGTCGCCGAGGGCCTGCTCGACCCGGCAGCTTTCGCCGAGAAGGGGCGCTGTGTGCTGACCTTCCGCGGGCGCCTGCTGGCCGACGGGCTCGTGCGGCGCCTGGCGCCCTGA
- a CDS encoding sirohydrochlorin chelatase: protein MIPLVAVAHGSRDPRSAAAVRALVARIAAAAPDLDVRVAFLDLSEPLVTDVLRDLVSEGHRDAVVVPLLLGSAFHARVDLPALVAEVPGLRVTIADVLGTALSEVAFDRLAAVADVSDPGLGVVLAAVGSSRAAANEVVATLARRWQARHGFRAVAAFASAAKPDVPAAVAKLRARGARRIAVASWFLAPGLLPDRIAAQARAADPAVVLAEPLAGDPRVAELVLERYTTALAAATRSA from the coding sequence GTGATCCCGCTCGTCGCCGTCGCGCACGGCAGCCGGGACCCGCGATCCGCGGCGGCCGTGCGGGCGCTGGTGGCCCGGATCGCCGCTGCGGCGCCGGACCTGGACGTGCGGGTGGCTTTCCTGGACCTGTCGGAGCCGCTGGTGACGGACGTGCTGCGGGACCTGGTGTCCGAGGGACACCGGGACGCTGTCGTCGTGCCGTTGCTGCTGGGCAGTGCGTTCCACGCGCGGGTCGACCTGCCCGCGCTGGTGGCCGAGGTGCCGGGGTTGCGGGTCACGATCGCGGACGTGCTGGGTACGGCGCTGTCGGAGGTCGCCTTCGACCGGCTGGCCGCGGTCGCGGACGTGTCCGATCCCGGGTTGGGCGTGGTGCTGGCGGCGGTCGGTTCGTCGCGCGCGGCGGCCAACGAGGTGGTCGCGACACTGGCACGGCGGTGGCAGGCGCGGCACGGTTTCCGCGCGGTGGCGGCGTTCGCGAGCGCGGCGAAGCCGGACGTGCCGGCGGCGGTGGCGAAACTGCGGGCCCGCGGTGCGCGGCGGATCGCGGTCGCGTCGTGGTTCCTGGCACCGGGCCTGTTGCCGGACCGGATCGCCGCGCAGGCGCGGGCGGCCGATCCCGCGGTGGTCCTGGCCGAGCCCCTCGCCGGCGATCCGCGTGTCGCGGAACTGGTGCTGGAGCGGTACACCACCGCGTTGGCCGCTGCCACGCGGTCGGCCTGA
- a CDS encoding phosphoadenylyl-sulfate reductase has product MTTATRTEELKALAEKASAELADATALEALRWTAETFGDDFIVASNMQDAVLIDLATKVKSDVDVLFLETGYHFAETIGTRDAVATVYPDVRIVNAEAEQTVAQQDAEYGPKLHERDPNLCCHLRKVVPLRKTLANYSAWVTGVRRVDAPTRANTPIVTWDDRNGLVKVNPIAPWTDDEFNAYIDEHGILQNPLVGEGYLSIGCAPCTAKVAPGADPRSGRWAGKSKTECGLHA; this is encoded by the coding sequence ATGACCACCGCGACGAGGACCGAGGAACTGAAAGCGCTGGCGGAGAAGGCGTCCGCCGAGCTGGCCGACGCCACCGCCCTGGAGGCGCTGCGGTGGACGGCCGAGACCTTCGGCGACGACTTCATCGTCGCCTCCAACATGCAGGACGCGGTGCTCATCGACCTCGCCACGAAGGTGAAGTCCGATGTGGACGTCCTGTTCCTGGAGACCGGGTACCACTTCGCCGAGACGATCGGCACCCGCGACGCGGTCGCGACGGTGTACCCGGACGTGCGGATCGTCAACGCCGAGGCCGAGCAGACGGTGGCGCAGCAGGACGCCGAGTACGGCCCGAAGCTGCACGAGCGGGACCCGAACCTGTGCTGCCACCTGCGCAAGGTGGTGCCGCTGCGCAAGACGCTGGCGAACTACTCCGCGTGGGTCACCGGCGTGCGCCGGGTGGACGCCCCGACGCGGGCGAACACGCCGATCGTCACCTGGGACGACCGCAACGGCCTGGTCAAGGTGAACCCGATCGCGCCGTGGACCGACGACGAGTTCAACGCCTACATCGACGAGCACGGCATCCTGCAGAACCCGCTGGTGGGCGAGGGGTACCTGTCGATCGGCTGCGCGCCGTGCACCGCGAAGGTGGCGCCGGGCGCCGATCCGCGCAGCGGCCGCTGGGCCGGCAAGTCCAAGACCGAGTGCGGCCTGCACGCGTAG